A window of Babesia microti strain RI chromosome III, complete genome contains these coding sequences:
- a CDS encoding conserved Plasmodium protein, unknown function (overlaps_old_locusTagID:BBM_III00465) has protein sequence MAAPKKRRSLENVKKRQNIIFFDSLCGNWARRREWFYRHLAKLPLESHKTWTPMRFPGFWPGNFFNTLKRLK, from the exons ATGGCTGCTCCTAAGAAACGCCGCAGCTTagaaaatgttaaaaaaaggcaaaatataatttttttcgATTCACTCTGCGGTAACTGGGCAAGGAGACGGGAATG GTTTTATAGACACTTAGCCAAACTACCTTTAGAATCTCATAAAACATGGACTCCTATGCGATTTCCTGGGTTTTGGCCAGGAAA CTTCTTTAATACATTAAAACGACTCAAGTAA
- a CDS encoding conserved Plasmodium protein, unknown function (overlaps_old_locusTagID:BBM_III00465), giving the protein MRAYNILIRFNSHCIARRYLGNAARGPALDDISGNFNEAKKLFYKPQLSHSELQQSVESLRLFLFWGIVGYCTLDLIINPLKSNYWHYILSVRHLYGLFVNKQSENVFYTSKSDDYGNTDAWRQYLKLYK; this is encoded by the exons ATGCGCGCGTACAACATCCTCATCAGATTCAATTCGCATTGTATTGCCCGTAGATACTTGGGAAATGCAGCTAGGGGGCCTGCATTGGATGAT ATATCtggcaattttaatgaagCCAAGAAACTGTTTTACAAACCACAACTTTCCCATTCTGAACTACAACAAAGTGTTGAATCGCTTAGACTTTTTCTTTTTTGGGGAATTGTAGGCTATTGTACCCTTGACTTGATCATTAATCCTCTAAAAAGCAATTACTGGCACtatattttatcagttAGACACCTTTATGGATTATTCGTGAATAAACAAAGCGAAAATGTGTTTTACACCAGCAAATCAGATGATTATGGCAATACTGATGCGTGGAGGCAGTATTTGAAGTTATATAAATGA
- a CDS encoding DnaJ homolog subfamily B member 4 (overlaps_old_locusTagID:BBM_III00470) has protein sequence MGRDYYSILGVKRGCSDSDLKKAYRKLAMQYHPDKHPNPSDKKRAEEKFKDVSEAYDVLSDADKRKVYDQFGEEGLKGGGGAGRGGPTTFVYTATDPGDVFKRFFGDRNFVFPDGFDDHTHSGFDQSNKPKMYELDLPVTLEELFKGTSKKMKITRRRFSGLREYKEEHILKVDVKPGWKDGTRLTFAREGDQDGPNSVPGDIVFKIKTKTHPRFTREGNNLVYKFTVPLIKALTGFQATLTTLDNRRLTVRVVEVVSHKSRKLVSNEGMPLSKDPSVKGDLYLEFDIIFPDSLTSEQKKKLLAIFP, from the exons ATGGGACGG GATTACTATTCAATTTTGGGAGTCAAACGAGGTTGTTCCGATTCTGACCTTAAAAAGGCATACAGAAAACTTGCCATGCAATACCACCCGGATAAGCATCCAAACCCATCTGACAAAAAAAGg gctgAGGAAAAGTTTAAAGATGTGTCGGAGGCTTACGATGTATTATCTGATGCTGACAAGAGGAAGGTATATGATCAATTTGGGGAAGAGGGGTTGAAAGGAGGAGGTGGAGCTGGAAGGGGAGGGCCAACGACTTTTGTATACACTGCTACCGATCCAGGGGATGTTTTTAAGCGATTTTTTGGCGATAGAAATTTCGTATTTCCAGATGGTTTTGACGATCATACACATTCTGGTTTTGATCAATCTAATAAACCTAAAATGTACGAACTGGATCTTCCAGTTACGTTAGAAGAATTGTTTAA AGGTACATCCAAAAAGATGAAAATAACCCGGAGGAGATTCTCAGGTCTAAGGGAGTACAAGGAAGAGCATATACTCAAAGTAGATGTGAAGCCT GGTTGGAAAGATGGTACGAGACTTACGTTTGCTAGGGAGGGAGATCAAGACGGTCCAAATTCAGTCCCGGGCGATATTGTATT CAAAATAAAGACAAAAACCCATCCAAGATTTACCAGGGAAGGTAACAATTTggtatataaatttaccGTGCCTTTGATCAAG gccTTAACTGGCTTCCAAGCCACACTTACAACACTGGACAATCGCAGATTAACTGTTAGAGTTGTGGAAGTTGTTTCCCATAAGTCGCGCAAATTAGTTTCAAATGAAG GAATGCCCTTGAGCAAGGACCCTTCTGTCAAGGGGGATTTGTACCTGGAATTTGACATAATTTTCCCCGATAGTCTGACCTCGGAGCAGAAGAAAAAACTGCTAGCTATATTTCCATAG
- a CDS encoding conserved Plasmodium protein, unknown function (overlaps_old_locusTagID:BBM_III00475) — protein sequence MRLSYEWSNDFGEWLSRISPRRQHLFILVSGFGIGSLIGERAKYERKVAGEFSDNYTLTQYTVNSGKIGQFEDKWNKNALVMSKKPGYEWTKLYKSIYSDNGDTQYLQLRKWRFKPEYDVCNEFSEKTVVDNVETVIDDSVGRNIPY from the exons ATGAGATTAAGCTATGAGTGGAGTAATGATTTTGGCGAATGGCTGAGTAGAATTTCTCCTCGTCGTCagcatttatttattctAGTCTCTGGATTTGGAATTGGCTCGCTTATTGGCGAAAGGGCCAAGTATGAACGCAAAGTTGCCGGCGAATTTTCTGACAATTACACCTTGACACAATACACCGTGAATAGTGGTAAAATCGGACAATTTGAAGATAAATGGAATAAAAATGCGTTGGTTATGTCTAAAAAACCTGGGTATGAATGGACTAAGCTTTACAAATCTATCTATAGTGATAACGGTGACACTCAGTATTTGCAG CTACGTAAGTGGCGTTTTAAGCCTGAATATGATGTTTGCAATGAATTTAGTGAAAAAACTGTAGTTGATAACGTGGAGACGGTTATTGATGATTCGGTGGGAAGGAATATACCCTATTga
- a CDS encoding Leu/Phe-tRNA protein transferase, putative (overlaps_old_locusTagID:BBM_III00475) — protein MPYELPIRVYIPEAIKFVKECPFFDEEYALNIPRYRILSVLDEPTEECQLDVSGIETFVKTRRFFPKFYKYYPPITIYDDLELVVSLIQLLLPEIENFWSPYIEAPFILRLLSAGFIPIATKLSFNDPNLDYIVLLPKFHIRRSCIIPPKAIHIPKKATKWARGLDLTIDAAFNQVIVGIVDQHGENWMYSAIRKELYKLNCYQRGIQLFNHTDLCIPDNTTYNKYNASIHSVEIWRGDTLIAGEIGCLVGKVWTSITAFHSERNSGMVQLLSLASLLTKIGVHIFDLGMCMDYKTAIGANTLEREDFFSVFRKYKTAEKGDLYTGRLSCVKLISNLKNEIKL, from the exons ATGCCCTATGAATTACCCATCCGCGTATATATACCAGAGGCCATAAAGTTTGTGAAAGAGTGTCCATTTTTCGACGAAGAGTACGCATTGAACATTCCAAGGTATCGTATTCTATCTGTACTAGATGAGCCTACTGAGGAATGCCAATTAGATGTTAGCGGCATAGAGACTTTTGTGAAGACACGGCGATTCTTCCCAAAGTTTTATAAATACTACCCCCCAATCACTATTTATGATGACCTAGAATTGGTGGTGTCGTTAATACAGTTGTTACTGCCGGAAATTGAGAATTTTTGGTCACCTTATATAGAAGCACCGTTTATACTACGGTTATTAAGCGCAGGGTTCATTCCCATTGCCACAAAATTGTCATTTAACGATCCAAATCTTGATTATATTGTCCTGTTGCCCAAATTTCATATTCGAAGATCCTGTATTATACCGCCCAAAGCTATACATATTCCAAAGAAGGCTACTAAGTGGGCAAGAGGTTTGGATCTAACAATAGACGCTGCTTTTAATCAA GTTATTGTTGGGATAGTGGACCAGCATGGTGAAAACTGGATGTATTCTGCCATCAGAAAGGagttatacaaattaaattgCTATCAAAGGGgaatacaattatttaaccaTACTGATCTTTGTATACCAGATAATACAAcgtataataaatacaacGCTAGTATACATTCAGTGGAAATTTGGAGAGGGGATACTTTAATTGCCGGAGAAATTGGCT GCCTTGTCGGTAAGGTGTGGACTAGTATAACTGCATTTCACAGCGAACGTAATTCTGGCATGGTTCAACTTCTCTCACTGGCTTCATTGCTTACTAAAATAG GAGTTCATATATTCGATCTGGGAATGTGCATGGATTACAAAACAGCAATTGGTGCCAATACGCTAGAGAGGGAAGATTTTTTTAGCGTATTTAGGAAATATAAAACAGCAGAAAAGGGTGATTTATATACAGGTAGATTATCCTGTGTGAAACTGATTAGTAATCTCAAAAATGAGATTAAGCTATGA
- a CDS encoding hypothetical protein (overlaps_old_locusTagID:BBM_III00480) yields MQNNDISLPGITTSNFLRQRRFKDLYFPAHDNGTDENFVPFGHNDQTIIQYVNLSPSCIELIDNFRTHCDIHIIGLITAVLNTAKLDSAHINTINSRANLAISLSKQQKEFNKLLNDCRSDASLAKQLYQLIYSISLLLKVKHVNSFLQKISIKSALRSDSNKEEVGEWVKFVGKIAMISPSTITTNSGLLNIFLTKLPNVFSSFQLVSLLTDILFNTESMSSSCAFICKTILKNLDNTYTFEDEIEILNRCKFNTIDQHKIYKTIYVLYKGLLAYSDNLTDSINVSSILHQSVLIYTLNQLMDDDFYALCNKFFATVTVSKGIGWILFCHLIDHILCSNNRPNNILDKQFFTLLGKYPFSHCLLSPYKSSKLATLKAIKAILKRYGNCKLIPDIKTLINSKNSIATTERSKSDDEFITNVKLESSSRDELCDITYTNLFGCEISNKSMLIEWFETLELYAINGAADQIDFVKITSTNLINGLEIAHSKCLFVFYLSELGFTVNFDDLSVVAPDDFFRGDPTLGHLVVQIVERYWFDDFANKTYQYILSYILFASGLIDLSTCSDWLKTLHSFYTTYNIDQVGRIYILSDLFFLGATRPLESIVGVEFDSDKSDKVLTGFQCKQCTVPTEPTNVSLLEQLGIRILWHLLSSHNLSCNCNISAHHICVHEYNYSSIRCPNCGSYSNLLALGNRFNLTLLKSRNYGIILLVYVMGLDIRFGMAAHELWNNICQSLAKPRNYGDYEGFHCDLATHDNKTSIHTTNSFNTITDKVSIRIPTSTVGLLHKIADVDIFNMDSNKMSTLRNIYSTDEWNTLLEFATAHYTCDKSKDIDTILCKVILLSSLTYLPNKVYSDVWSEWPAWPLHLPNIPGLVDIRSDWLSLDKTKLNSTLENLYLQSEKYAELCIYDLNVLVPWYVGKLYWARVINFTQDYQVDNLDYITSRFSLSPLGSSNWYYKFALDPLKILLASTSTNTRFSNLALQGISIYYELLKKQYELRSQAFVGHSQLLLLLDYLFRLLNSGTKINSLYTIYLCEALPKVIHGTDILFPTITTLLLSKRTPDFDTPSFFYPLWYQPKAMKQARFFFLKVLSWALNGTDRDVVKCIVSKLHIVQLLHSFSIAYDHLDPQIHQLINTIVTRSY; encoded by the exons ATGCAGAATAATGACATTTCCCTACCAGGAATAACAACGTCTAATTTTTTGCGTCAAAGAAGATTTAAGGACCTCTACTTTCCAGCTCACGATAATGGCACTGATGAGAATTTTGTCCCCTTTGGCCATAATGATCAAACTATTATTCAGTATGTCAACCTCTCCCCCTCTTGCATAGAACTAATTGACAACTTCAGAACACATTGTGATATACACATAATTGGTTTAATAACAGCTGTGCTTAATACTGCCAAACTGGATTCTGCCCATATAAACACTATAAACAGCAGAGCAAATCTGGCTATCTCACTATCTAAACAACAAAAagaattcaataaattgcTTAACGATTGCAGATCGGATGCTAGTCTTGCTAAGCAATTATACCAGCTAATCTATTCAATATCGCTGCTCCTTAAGGTTAAACATGTTAACTCTTTCTTGCAAAAGATCTCTATAAAATCAGCTCTTAGATCTGATTCTAACAAGGAAGAGGTTGGGGAATGGGTGAAGTTTGTTGGGAAAATTGCAATGATCTCTCCTTCAACAATCACCACTAATTCAGGTCTActcaatatatttttaacaaaattacctAATGTTTTCTCGTCATTCCAGTTGGTATCCCTTCTAACGGATATCCTGTTCAATACTGAATCCATGAGCAGTTCATGTGCCTTTATATGTAAGACAATTTTGAAGAATTTGGACAACACTTACACGTTTGAAGATGAAATTGAGATACTTAATCgttgcaaatttaatacTATTGACCAGCATAAGATTTACAAGACAATTTATGTACTATATAAGGGGTTACTTGCATATAGTGACAATTTGACTGATTCTATCAATGTGTCTTCTATATTACACCAATCAGTGCTGATATATACCTTAAATCAGTTAATGGATGACGACTTTTATGCACtttgcaacaaattttttgccaCTGTAACCGTATCAAAAGGCATAGGCTGGATTTTGTTTTGCCACCTAATAGATCATATTCTTTGTTCAAATAACAGACCAAATAATATTCTTGATAAACAGTTTTTTACACTACTGGGAAAGTATCCCTTCTCCCATTGCTTACTTTCTCCATATAAAAGCAGCAAACTCGCCACCTTAAAGGCAATAAAGGCCATACTAAAACGTTACGgcaattgtaaattgattCCAGACATCAAAACTCTAATTAACTCTAAAAACTCAATCGCCACCACTGAACGTAGCAAAAGCGACGATGAATTCATAACCAATGTTAAACTGGAAAGTAGCTCCAGAGATGAACTGTGTGATATTACCTACACAAATCTATTTGGCTGTGAAATTAGCAACAAAAGTATGCTAATAGAATGGTTTGAGACGCTAGAATTGTATGCGATAAATGGGGCGGCGGATCAGATTGATTTCGTAAAGATAACatccacaaatttaatcaatGGTCTGGAGATTGCCCACTCTAAATGTCTGTTCGTTTTCTACCTATCTGAACTGGGCTTCACCGTCAACTTTGATGATTTGAGCGTTGTTGCTCctgatgatttttttaggGGCGATCCCACTCTTGGCCATTTAGTAGTGCAAATAGTGGAAAGGTACTGGTTTGATGACTTTGCCAATAAGACATATCAGTATATACTATCTTACATACTATTTGCTTCTGGATTAATTGATCTGTCTACATGTTCCGATTGGCTCAAAACTTTACATTCCTTTTACACAACGTATAACATTGATCAAGTTGgtagaatatatatactctCCGATTTATTCTTTCTAGGAGCTACCAGGCCATTAGAATCTATTGTAGGCGTAGAATTTGACTCAGACAAGTCAGATAAAGTGCTTACTGGTTTTCAGTGCAAGCAATGTACTGTTCCAACCGAGCCTACAAATGTTTCTCTGCTAGAACAATTGGGCATTCGTATTCTATGGCATTTATTGAGTTCACACAATTTATCttgtaattgtaatatttctGCACATCATATATGTGTTCATGAGTATAACTATTCATCTATTCGATGTCCAAACTGTGGGAGCTACTCCAATTTATTGGCGTTGGGCAATAGATTTAATCTCACACTTTTGAAATCTCGCAATTATGGCATTATACTGTTGGTATATGTTATGGGTTTGGATATACGATTTGGAATGGCAGCACATGAGTTATGGAACAATATATGCCAATCTCTAGCTAAGCCACGAAATTATGGGGATTATGAGGGTTTTCACTGTGACTTGGCAACCCATGATAACAAGACAAGTATTCACAcaacaaattcattcaATACAATTACAGATAAAGTATCAATTAGAATACCCACCAGTACAGTTGGATTATTACACAAAATAGCTGACGTGGATATCTTCAACATGGATTCTAACAAAATGTCCACACTTaggaatatatattctacTGATGAATGGAACACTTTACTAGAATTTGCCACAGCACACTACACCTGCGACAAATCAAAGGATATAGATACGATATTATGCAAAGTTATCTTATTGTCTAGTTTGACTTATTTACCAAATAAGGTTTACAGTGACGTATGGAGTGAATGGCCTGCTTGGCCATTACACCTGCCAAACATACCAGGATTGGTGGATATACGATCAGATTGGCTATCATTGGACAAGACTAAGCTCAATTCAACGCTGGAAAATCTTTATTTACAAAGTGAGAAGTATGCtgaattgtgtatatatgaCCTAAATGTCCTGGTGCCTTGGTATGTAGGGAAGTTGTATTGGGCCAGAGTGATAAATTTCACTCAGGATTATCAAgtagataatttagattaCATAACGTCCAGGTTCAGCTTATCGCCTCTAGGGTCTAGTAATTGGTACTATAAATTTGCCTTGGACCCcctaaaaattttactagCATCTACTAGCACAAATACTAGGTTTAGCAATTTGGCATTGCAGggtatatcaatatattacGAATTGTTGAAGAAGCAATATGAATTGAGGAGTCAAGCATTTGTTGGCCATTCACAATTGCTATTGTTGCTAGATTACCTATTTAGACTGCTGAATTCTGgcacaaaaattaattcattatacACAATCTACTTGTGTGAAGCATTGCCCAAAGTGATTCATGGAACTGACATTTTATTTCCTACCATCACTACACTTTTATTGTCTAAAAGGACGCCGGATTTTGATACCCCTTCATTTTTTTATCCCTTATGGTATCAGCCTAAAGCAATGAAGCAGGCtagatttttttttttaaAGGTGCTGTCGTGGGCCTTGAATGGTACTGATAGGGACGTTGTAAAGTGTATTGTATCAAAACTACATATAGTACAATTACTTCATTCGTTTTCCATAGCGTACGATCACCTAGACCCCCAAATACaccaattaattaacaCTATTGTCACTAG atcGTACTAA
- a CDS encoding BMN1-12 (overlaps_old_locusTagID:BBM_III00485), whose product MICKCLIVLLSLRIDVVRGETGILNSIKKATHKLFSSNADLPIESQNLSFTTAEDFRIDKVHEITLNPGDALIITCKGFVNGEKVKLYPPNPDYETLQSPDDELVTYDKLNITTPLRDIIRSITPLIDVAEVDNGILKIIYSKKNVVAARDPSSAINVACSGITSDRDTNNKFGIQWIKVTLGMSIPFSYGCGINAEGLFLNLPDSDSMSGKYTHCKIEPSPGMVIGFYCGQGGYMYPPHCLKKTTIGDFAFESETVSTPLDKKIVSMIKITSLNNFNGTLKCRCISKGVKTAEISIIHEPNRDYIFPRRLARSNAIVTSRNITFIRPGNKIHISAPKEGTTLVSMKKKYIAHLVPKEMDLSTNTLALMSKLGTPELVKIHDILGTASSNGLIDSAATGLTIVKSDDSDVENYININIDYPKDSIVVFKDVAASISALLDIEGEDNRIKKISQIYLNIIATDPYTYGCSVNYLNDSGIFRRDKYVVMDNVDGVVGCKVDARRAEVVGFFCPKPARYDPPNCFEQVYLMKDMRNLPQSNLDDNKLVSERLLSSTKIHLADASEYGQSFSGTHIRAAMFNTKHDMMITNDPTDVENNGSGDAGDDTAKFGPSNAVGCRCIDEEGKILAQILLFVPSSKPNHVSWTRDGVSS is encoded by the coding sequence TAACATTGAACCCAGGGGATGCATTGATTATCACCTGTAAAGGGTTTGTAAATGGGGAAAAGGTTAAATTGTACCCGCCTAACCCAGATTATGAGACACTGCAATCACCAGATGATGAACTTGTCACCTACGACAAGTTGAACATCACTACGCCATTGAGGGATATAATCAGATCTATTACACCACTTATCGACGTTGCTGAGGTTGATAATGGTAtacttaaaattatatactcGAAAAAAAACGTAGTAGCTGCTAGAGATCCTAGTTCCGCAATTAACGTTGCCTGTAGTGGAATCACCAGTGACAGAGAtactaataataaatttggcatCCAGTGGATCAAAGTAACACTGGGTATGAGTATCCCGTTTAGCTATGGATGTGGTATAAATGCAGAAGGcctatttttaaatttaccaGATAGTGATAGTATGAGTGgaaaatatacacattgCAAAATAGAACCCAGTCCTGGTATGGTCATAGGATTCTACTGTGGTCAGGGTGGTTATATGTATCCTCCACATTGTCTGAAAAAAACAACAATTGGTGATTTTGCTTTCGAAAGTGAAACTGTATCTACACCTTTGGATAAAAAGATTGTTAGTATGATCAAAATAACATccttaaataattttaatggCACTCTCAAGTGTAGGTGCATTTCGAAAGGCGTGAAGACTGCCGAGATAAGCATCATCCATGAACCTAATAGGGATTATATTTTCCCACGACGATTGGCACGTAGTAATGCCATAGTAACCTCTAGAAATATAACTTTCATCAGACCTGGCAACAAAATTCACATAAGTGCGCCAAAGGAAGGTACGACACTTGTTTCGATGAAGAAAAAGTATATTGCACATTTGGTACCTAAGGAAATGGATCTGTCTACCAATACTTTGGCTCTGATGAGTAAACTAGGCACTCCAGAATTGGTCAAAATACACGATATACTGGGTACCGCTTCTTCCAACGGGTTAATCGACAGTGCGGCCACCGGATTAACAATTGTCAAAAGTGATGATAGTGATGtagaaaattatattaatattaatattgattacCCAAAGGATTCAATTGTAGTGTTTAAGGATGTTGCAGCCTCCATTTCCGCTCTCTTGGATATTGAAGGGGAAGACAATCgtatcaaaaaaatatcacagATCTACCTCAACATTATTGCCACCGATCCATATACATATGGATGCAGTGTCAACTATTTGAATGATAGTGGCATATTTAGGAGGGATAAGTATGTGGTTATGGACAATGTTGATGGAGTTGTAGGTTGCAAAGTGGACGCCAGGCGGGCTGAAGTTGTAGGATTTTTTTGCCCCAAACCTGCGAGATATGACCCACCAAACTGTTTTGAACAGGTATATCTAATGAAAGACATGAGAAATTTGCCACAATCTAACTTGGATGATAACAAACTAGTGTCTGAGAGGTTGCTAAGCAGTACTAAAATACATCTAGCAGATGCCAGCGAGTATGGTCAATCATTTAGTGGCACACACATCAGGGCGGCCATGTTTAACACTAAACATGATATGATGATAACAAATGATCCCACAgatgttgaaaataatgGCAGTGGAGATGCTGGCGATGACACAGCAAAATTCGGGCCGAGCAATGCCGTGGGCTGCAGATGCATTGATGAAGAGGGTAAAATTCTCGCCCAAATCCTACTCTTTGTACCTTCTAGCAAACCAAACCACGTCTCATGGACACGTGACGGAGTATCCAGCTGA